From one Triticum aestivum cultivar Chinese Spring chromosome 4B, IWGSC CS RefSeq v2.1, whole genome shotgun sequence genomic stretch:
- the LOC123089617 gene encoding obtusifoliol 14-alpha demethylase-like — protein MQAYFASWGQEGIVDLKHELEQVLMFISSRCLLGYEVREMMLEEVSSLFHELENGLNFFSFLFPYIPTSTNRRRDKAHIRLKEIFTTTIRSRRSSGRVQEDALQRLMNSKYKDGRSASEAEICGMIIALIFAGKHPSSSTSIWTGAFMLSNTKFLIAAVEEQKHIISKYKNQIGYDAFLEMDTLHRCIKEALRMHTPVQMLARKAHKKFKVQTKEGKEYDIPEGHNIVIPTTLNNKLSHVYNDPHAYDPDRFGPGREEDRVGGKYSFTTFGGGRHVCSGMALAYLQIKVIWSHLLRNFEFKLISPFPKVDVSKVGQEPKGKVMISYNRRQLQCY, from the coding sequence ATGCAGGCCTACTTTGCAAGCTGGGGACAAGAGGGCATAGTTGATCTTAAACATGAACTCGAGCAGGTGCTCATGTTTATCTCAAGTCGGTGCCTACTCGGATATGAGGTTCGTGAGATGATGCTGGAAGAAGTTTCATCATTGTTTCATGAACTTGAGAATGGCTTAAACTTTTTTAGTTTCTTGTTCCCCTATATTCCAACCTCGACAAACCGCCGGCGCGACAAGGCGCACATCAGGCTTAAAGAAATATTCACTACAACTATCAGGTCACGCAGGAGCTCCGGCCGAGTTCAGGAGGATGCACTGCAGAGGTTGATGAATTCCAAATATAAAGACGGTCGCTCTGCATCCGAAGCCGAAATTTGCGGCATGATCATAGCACTCATATTTGCTGGAAAGCACCCAAGCTCCAGCACTAGTATATGGACTGGAGCTTTCATGTTGAGCAACACCAAATTCTTAATAGCTGCCGTGGAGGAGCAAAAGCATATAATTAGCAAGTACAAGAACCAAATAGGCTATGATGCATTTTTAGAGATGGATACCCTGCATAGATGCATCAAGGAGGCACTTCGGATGCATACACCAGTGCAAATGTTAGCTCGCAAGGCACATAAGAAATTCAAGGTGCAGACCAAGGAAGGCAAGGAATATGACATACCTGAAGGGCATAACATTGTAATCCCTACAACACTCAACAATAAGCTGTCACATGTTTACAATGACCCTCATGCGTACGATCCAGATCGGTTTGGTCCTGGAagagaggaggacagagttggcGGCAAGTACTCTTTCACAACATTTGGTGGTGGAAGGCATGTTTGTTCTGGCATGGCCTTGGCTTACCTGCAAATTAAGGTCATATGGAGCCATCTATTAAGAAACTTTGAGTTCAAGTTAATATCTCCATTCCCTAAGGTGGATGTGAGCAAGGTGGGTCAAGAGCCTAAAGGAAAAGTAATGATAAGTTATAACAGACGCCAGCTACAGTGCTACTAG